The DNA region ACGACCAACCGGCTCCATCCAGCGCAGAAGCTATGGCCGAAGCAATCTCTATCATGGCGCGTCTGCGTGGCCCAAATGGCTGCCCCTGGGACCGTGAGCAGACCTTCGATTCCATCAAGCGGCACACGCTGGAGGAGACCTACGAGGTCTTCGACGCGATCGAGCGCCGCGCATGGCCCGACCTGAAGGACGAGCTTGGGGACCTGCTCCTGCAAGTCCTCTTTTACGCTCAGATGGCCTCAGAAGCTGGCCACTTCACCATCGCCGATGTTGCGGCCAATCTCAACGCCAAGCTCATTCGCCGTCACCCGCATATCTTCGGCGACGTGCAGGCTGCCGACTCCGACACTGTCCTTCGCAACTGGGAGCAAATTAAGCGCGCAGAGAAAGCGGCATCGTCCAGCACACAGTCCCCCATCCCATCGTCATTGATGGACAATATTCCGCGCACTATGCCCGCGATGCTGGAGGCCACCAAACTCGGTTCACGCGCTGCCAAAGTTGGCTTCGATTGGCCCAACGTAGACGGACTCTTCGACAAACTGCAGGAGGAGATTGCCGAGCTTCATGCCGAACTGCCAACCACCCCTGAACAGCCCGTATCTCCGGCAGTCGAGGAAGAGTTGGGCGATCTCC from Edaphobacter paludis includes:
- the mazG gene encoding nucleoside triphosphate pyrophosphohydrolase; protein product: MDEHTAELIHDQPAPSSAEAMAEAISIMARLRGPNGCPWDREQTFDSIKRHTLEETYEVFDAIERRAWPDLKDELGDLLLQVLFYAQMASEAGHFTIADVAANLNAKLIRRHPHIFGDVQAADSDTVLRNWEQIKRAEKAASSSTQSPIPSSLMDNIPRTMPAMLEATKLGSRAAKVGFDWPNVDGLFDKLQEEIAELHAELPTTPEQPVSPAVEEELGDLLFTAVNLARHLKVDPESALRSSNAKFRRRFAAMECAAGSADALADMTPTQLEERWSHAKNATTTSPEP